A window from Leptospira stimsonii encodes these proteins:
- a CDS encoding phosphatidylinositol phospholipase, with amino-acid sequence MASKVKRSSFQKLLNAMKKMSLEVNDYEICKRLETIMMTSKEDLSQVVVKSLLDNPTDFDPKTLPEPYGQYIRHFVYMVKRNRKQGIDTNFDAPSHSKASEKQNGPSPEPPKTNAKKTSSKKAIKR; translated from the coding sequence ATGGCTTCCAAAGTGAAACGGTCCTCTTTTCAAAAGTTGCTCAATGCAATGAAAAAGATGTCTCTCGAAGTAAATGATTACGAAATTTGTAAACGTCTAGAGACGATTATGATGACTAGCAAAGAGGACTTGAGCCAGGTCGTAGTAAAATCTCTTTTGGACAATCCGACCGACTTCGATCCTAAAACACTCCCGGAACCCTATGGCCAATACATAAGACATTTTGTGTATATGGTAAAAAGAAACCGAAAGCAGGGGATCGACACGAACTTTGATGCGCCGTCACATTCGAAGGCTTCCGAAAAACAAAATGGGCCTTCTCCCGAGCCTCCAAAAACCAACGCAAAAAAAACTTCCTCCAAAAAAGCAATAAAACGCTAA
- a CDS encoding DUF883 family protein: protein MTSRAEDFNEEVESLKDKAKRITGKAREEYLEHVSDLKEKIKQISGDTSEKAKQIIDETGTYIKENPQKATLIGLGVGLGIGLLIGMMIRRK, encoded by the coding sequence ATGACATCCAGAGCGGAAGATTTCAATGAAGAAGTAGAATCACTCAAAGACAAAGCGAAGAGAATCACCGGAAAGGCGCGAGAAGAATATTTAGAGCACGTCTCCGATCTCAAAGAGAAAATCAAACAGATCTCAGGCGACACTTCCGAGAAAGCGAAACAAATTATCGACGAAACCGGAACTTATATCAAAGAAAATCCGCAGAAAGCAACTCTCATCGGACTCGGAGTAGGACTTGGAATCGGACTCCTCATCGGAATGATGATCCGAAGAAAATAA
- a CDS encoding PP2C family protein-serine/threonine phosphatase, whose protein sequence is MSEELRFEVEMFLSKIKLLGWKESNPQEEIDRAEIRQTLFLFLREDMVYSLQKILSGTEFVNESFPDLSPIHREILAILKELGNYHHPHPGRDYSRISLLESWFQGLSKTWTFSLQRVVDTFQIYRWKLYSFSKDRPFTYQNPEQVIQRILSPESSGLNFTQIYDAELLLRKNFQFFLLRRIGAENRLKYLISAEILGKESDSLIQKLHEVISNQLEQLLNTRQLEHEHILKEKLDLEKEFRQAEKIQKKSLHADVPGPEEKVRIEILYKPVLPVGGDFYTVRRISGTEYGIFIADISGHGIGAALFFNTLKSSFEKNSAYWERPGKLLRKINDEVYGKLNDNFITGIYLYLNVKKKTLKYANAGHNKGIIFNHIEAQNKLRFLSPGGKVLGIFPRMEYKEREFKLKTGDRIAVFTDGIPETHNPDQQMLGDRELYRWLIAKKPTTEENLPLSIIQRIEKDLSTFRGDPRAEDDICLIIIDIL, encoded by the coding sequence ATGTCAGAGGAGCTTCGATTTGAAGTGGAGATGTTTCTATCCAAGATAAAACTTTTAGGATGGAAAGAATCCAATCCACAGGAAGAGATCGATCGAGCCGAAATTCGACAAACTCTTTTCCTATTCTTAAGAGAAGACATGGTCTATTCTCTTCAAAAAATTCTTTCGGGAACGGAGTTCGTAAACGAGTCCTTTCCCGATCTCTCTCCGATCCACAGAGAAATTTTGGCGATTCTGAAAGAATTGGGCAACTATCATCATCCGCATCCGGGGAGGGATTATTCCCGAATTTCGCTCTTAGAATCTTGGTTCCAAGGGCTTTCCAAAACATGGACATTTTCCCTGCAAAGGGTTGTGGACACGTTCCAGATCTATCGCTGGAAACTTTATTCATTCAGTAAAGATCGTCCTTTTACGTATCAAAATCCGGAACAGGTGATCCAAAGAATTCTCTCTCCCGAAAGCTCCGGTTTAAACTTCACTCAGATCTACGATGCAGAACTTCTCTTACGTAAGAATTTTCAGTTTTTTCTTCTGAGAAGAATCGGCGCCGAAAACCGACTCAAATACCTGATTTCCGCGGAAATTCTCGGAAAAGAATCGGACTCTCTGATCCAAAAGCTACACGAAGTCATATCAAACCAACTCGAACAACTGCTCAATACACGGCAGTTAGAACACGAACACATACTCAAGGAGAAACTGGATTTAGAAAAAGAATTCCGACAGGCGGAAAAAATTCAGAAGAAATCGCTCCACGCCGACGTTCCAGGACCGGAAGAAAAAGTAAGAATCGAAATTCTCTACAAACCGGTGCTTCCTGTGGGTGGCGACTTCTACACTGTCCGCCGGATTTCCGGCACGGAATATGGAATTTTTATCGCGGACATCTCCGGTCATGGAATTGGAGCCGCGCTCTTTTTTAACACTCTCAAGTCCAGTTTCGAAAAAAATTCCGCTTATTGGGAAAGGCCTGGGAAGCTTCTACGAAAAATCAACGACGAGGTTTATGGCAAGTTAAACGATAATTTTATCACTGGAATCTACCTCTACCTGAACGTGAAGAAAAAGACCCTTAAATACGCCAATGCCGGGCACAATAAAGGGATTATTTTTAATCACATAGAGGCGCAAAATAAACTGCGATTCCTCTCTCCAGGCGGAAAGGTCCTTGGGATTTTTCCAAGAATGGAATACAAGGAACGAGAATTTAAACTCAAGACAGGAGATCGAATCGCCGTTTTTACAGATGGGATCCCTGAAACCCACAATCCGGATCAACAAATGCTTGGAGACCGAGAGCTTTACCGCTGGCTCATCGCAAAAAAACCTACGACTGAAGAAAACCTCCCTCTCTCGATCATTCAAAGGATTGAAAAAGACCTTTCTACCTTTCGCGGAGATCCTCGAGCAGAGGACGATATATGCTTAATTATAATCGATATATTGTAA
- the asd gene encoding aspartate-semialdehyde dehydrogenase, which produces MSRVKVAVLGATGSVGQRFIQLLENHPYFEVTHLCASENSAGKTYGDVMKKRWKISSDIPAYAKNIVITTPEPEKTNGVALAFSGLDASIAGEVETAYASAGIHIISNSKNHRMDPIVPILSAEVNASHLDVLSSQKTKGKIITNSNCTIMGVTISLKPLYDLFGIESVMLFSMQAITGAGYPGVPTMDILGNVVPHIGGEEEKAEIEPLKCLGKVENGKIVHADFPISAHCNRVAVFDGHTVCVSVKFKKKASKEEILSAWKNFSGEPQKLGLPQAPNPPILYREEEDRPQPRLDLETGRGMTTVIGRLRPDPIFDWKYVVLSHNTIRGAAGAALLNAELLYKKNFLG; this is translated from the coding sequence ATGAGCAGGGTCAAAGTTGCCGTTTTAGGCGCCACTGGTTCCGTAGGTCAGCGATTCATCCAATTGCTGGAAAATCATCCGTACTTTGAGGTCACACACCTCTGCGCTTCCGAGAATAGCGCAGGTAAGACGTACGGTGATGTAATGAAGAAGAGATGGAAAATTTCTTCCGATATCCCTGCTTATGCTAAGAATATTGTCATCACAACTCCCGAGCCCGAAAAAACGAACGGCGTCGCATTAGCATTTTCCGGTTTGGATGCGAGCATCGCCGGTGAAGTGGAGACCGCATACGCTTCGGCGGGGATTCATATCATTTCGAATTCTAAGAATCATAGAATGGATCCGATCGTTCCGATTCTTTCCGCAGAAGTGAATGCTTCTCATTTGGATGTTCTCTCTTCGCAGAAGACGAAGGGAAAAATCATCACGAACTCGAATTGTACGATTATGGGCGTGACCATTTCCCTCAAACCTTTGTATGATCTTTTTGGAATCGAGTCCGTTATGCTCTTTTCGATGCAAGCGATCACCGGTGCAGGTTACCCTGGAGTTCCTACGATGGATATTCTGGGGAACGTGGTGCCTCATATCGGCGGGGAAGAGGAAAAAGCCGAAATTGAACCTCTGAAATGTCTCGGAAAAGTGGAGAACGGCAAGATCGTTCACGCGGATTTCCCGATTTCAGCGCATTGCAACCGTGTTGCCGTTTTCGACGGACATACCGTTTGTGTTTCCGTAAAATTCAAAAAGAAAGCTTCGAAAGAAGAGATTCTTTCCGCTTGGAAAAATTTTTCCGGAGAACCTCAGAAGTTAGGACTTCCTCAGGCTCCAAATCCTCCGATTCTTTATAGAGAAGAAGAGGATCGTCCCCAGCCTAGACTGGATCTGGAGACCGGACGGGGGATGACTACGGTCATCGGACGTCTGAGACCGGACCCGATCTTTGATTGGAAATATGTCGTCTTGAGTCATAATACGATTCGAGGCGCGGCCGGCGCCGCGTTATTAAACGCAGAACTTCTTTACAAAAAAAATTTCCTAGGATGA
- a CDS encoding 4a-hydroxytetrahydrobiopterin dehydratase, giving the protein MDPSELERIEESTPSGWKISFRNEVPFLEKTFCFRSYKSAVKFVNALAGIAEEMDHHPDLTLRYDSVSVEITTHSMRTITDLDFSFVEKVERGYPTFL; this is encoded by the coding sequence ATGGATCCTTCCGAGCTGGAAAGAATCGAGGAAAGTACTCCTTCCGGTTGGAAAATTTCTTTCCGGAACGAGGTTCCGTTTTTGGAGAAGACATTTTGTTTTAGGTCCTACAAATCCGCCGTTAAATTTGTAAATGCGTTGGCCGGGATCGCTGAGGAGATGGATCACCATCCGGATCTCACACTTCGTTATGACTCTGTTTCCGTCGAGATCACCACGCATTCTATGAGAACCATTACCGATCTGGATTTTTCCTTTGTAGAGAAAGTTGAGAGGGGATATCCTACATTCTTGTAG
- a CDS encoding amino acid--tRNA ligase-related protein, whose product MNELSREILIRRAKFLSVIRNFFEENDYLEMDTPCLKAVPSMEPYLDPFLVHSPSQNEKGYLITSPEYSLKEILSKGLERIYEITHTFRSGEEGSPFHSAEFLMLEFYTLGMSLEGLMDFCTEFLEVLERRFQPFGFQRSDVRRITVEEALREYAGCGISHEELNRVVKDRRLTANPDEERTYEDSFFLVFLNLVESNLPKGFTFLYHYPPELAALSQIENGFARRFELYFGNLELGNAFQELTEPEEQFSRFRSEQNLRRTLGKEIFPIDPGLERALREGIPNSCGISIGLDRLFLSILGGASLRETSPYYGKF is encoded by the coding sequence ATGAATGAATTGAGCCGGGAAATTTTGATTCGGAGAGCCAAATTCTTATCCGTTATAAGAAACTTTTTTGAAGAGAACGATTATCTAGAGATGGACACGCCTTGTCTAAAAGCTGTTCCTTCTATGGAACCGTATCTGGATCCTTTTTTGGTTCATTCTCCTTCTCAAAATGAGAAGGGATATTTAATTACGTCTCCTGAATATTCTCTTAAAGAAATTCTCTCAAAAGGATTGGAGAGAATTTACGAAATTACCCATACGTTTCGTTCGGGAGAAGAAGGGAGTCCTTTTCATAGCGCGGAATTCCTTATGTTGGAATTCTACACTCTCGGAATGAGTTTGGAAGGTTTGATGGACTTTTGCACGGAGTTCCTTGAAGTCCTCGAGAGGAGATTTCAGCCTTTCGGTTTCCAGAGGAGCGACGTCCGAAGAATTACCGTCGAGGAAGCTCTCCGAGAATATGCCGGATGTGGGATCTCTCACGAGGAACTCAATCGTGTAGTTAAGGACCGAAGACTTACAGCAAATCCGGATGAAGAGAGGACGTATGAAGATTCTTTTTTCCTTGTCTTCTTAAATCTCGTGGAATCAAACCTTCCGAAAGGTTTTACTTTCCTCTATCATTATCCTCCGGAGCTTGCCGCTCTCTCTCAGATTGAAAACGGTTTTGCGAGAAGGTTCGAGCTTTATTTCGGAAACCTAGAATTGGGCAACGCGTTTCAAGAGCTTACAGAGCCGGAAGAACAGTTTTCTCGTTTTCGTTCCGAGCAGAATCTTCGGAGAACTTTGGGAAAGGAGATTTTCCCGATCGACCCTGGATTGGAACGCGCCCTCCGAGAAGGAATTCCGAATTCTTGTGGGATCTCCATCGGATTGGATAGACTTTTCTTGTCTATCCTCGGAGGGGCTTCTCTCAGAGAAACGAGCCCTTATTATGGGAAGTTCTGA
- a CDS encoding DUF1564 domain-containing protein, with protein MKALFLNSDFEIHSSFNENSADVVTLLVPKKYLQRLSIKDRKKLPKRLPELLKKYSKYIASSKRLNRKAGKTLYQANAGRGRMKRINARIRTRDWILLGTLAQGHGVSRCYLFNYLLWIDEVGVGNSLSNVFNSGSPTFHKYYKFILLLDLSKNRIIKRLEFEPNPIFTFPRT; from the coding sequence ATGAAGGCGTTATTCTTAAATTCGGATTTTGAAATTCATTCTTCCTTTAACGAAAATTCCGCAGACGTAGTCACATTGCTTGTTCCAAAAAAGTATCTCCAACGACTCAGTATAAAAGATCGCAAAAAACTCCCAAAAAGGCTTCCTGAACTTCTAAAAAAATACAGTAAGTACATCGCTTCCTCGAAACGACTGAATAGGAAGGCCGGAAAAACTCTCTACCAAGCAAACGCCGGCAGAGGAAGAATGAAAAGAATCAATGCAAGAATTCGAACAAGAGATTGGATTCTCCTTGGAACCCTTGCCCAAGGACACGGCGTTTCGCGTTGCTACCTTTTCAACTATCTCCTCTGGATCGATGAAGTGGGAGTCGGAAATTCTCTTTCAAATGTTTTTAATTCAGGATCTCCAACCTTTCACAAATATTATAAATTCATTCTTCTTCTCGATCTTTCAAAAAATAGAATAATAAAACGTCTTGAATTTGAGCCGAATCCGATTTTCACCTTTCCTCGAACATAG
- a CDS encoding response regulator transcription factor, which translates to MKTILVIEDDPDIGNLIRKSLDSAHYSTTLQTSGEEGLKFYKANHPDMVILDLSLPDIDGIEVCRTVRRNDENTPIFIVTARNEEIDRIMGLELGADDYITKPFSVRELKTRVDVFFRRWDKKAGIKPNVGASGEIIRGSLKIDPIRRRVTLKDNIVNISRKEFDILQLMAASPGKVFSREMILEAVWGMEWDGFERMIDSHVKRIRSKLEKNSAQPEWIETIWGIGYRFTDNYDNIVIPD; encoded by the coding sequence ATGAAAACAATTTTAGTGATTGAGGACGATCCGGATATTGGAAATTTAATTCGAAAATCCTTAGATTCGGCGCACTATTCAACCACTCTCCAGACAAGCGGAGAGGAAGGTCTTAAATTCTACAAAGCAAACCATCCCGATATGGTCATCTTGGATCTCTCCCTTCCCGACATAGATGGAATCGAAGTTTGCAGGACCGTCCGAAGGAACGACGAAAATACTCCAATCTTCATCGTTACTGCAAGGAATGAAGAAATCGACAGAATCATGGGACTCGAATTGGGTGCGGATGATTACATTACAAAGCCTTTTTCCGTTAGAGAACTAAAGACAAGGGTGGACGTTTTTTTTAGGAGATGGGATAAGAAAGCGGGAATCAAACCGAACGTCGGTGCAAGCGGGGAAATTATCCGAGGTTCTTTGAAAATCGATCCTATTCGAAGAAGAGTCACTCTCAAAGATAACATAGTGAATATTTCCCGGAAAGAGTTTGACATCCTACAATTGATGGCCGCTTCCCCGGGGAAGGTTTTCTCTAGAGAAATGATCTTAGAAGCAGTCTGGGGAATGGAATGGGACGGCTTTGAAAGAATGATTGATTCTCACGTTAAGAGAATTCGCTCCAAACTTGAAAAAAACTCGGCGCAACCGGAATGGATTGAAACAATCTGGGGGATCGGATATCGCTTTACCGACAACTATGATAATATTGTAATCCCAGACTGA
- a CDS encoding DUF4279 domain-containing protein has protein sequence MNAYTSNPLTWAILSVNEDELNSEDVTRQLDLKPDFSTPRMATDKEGKPLGFGHWQLHSTLDAHAPLEDHILQILEKILPSRHKVKEFSGKHSLCLYVSVEFADHSLKETEISPKLLLLLGSLGIKLIFQPWKREEKRRRSED, from the coding sequence ATGAATGCGTATACAAGCAACCCGCTTACCTGGGCGATCCTTTCAGTAAATGAAGACGAACTCAATTCAGAAGATGTTACGAGACAATTGGACTTAAAACCTGATTTCAGTACTCCGAGGATGGCGACCGATAAGGAAGGAAAGCCTCTCGGTTTTGGTCACTGGCAACTTCATTCTACCTTGGATGCACATGCGCCACTTGAAGACCATATTCTCCAGATTTTAGAGAAAATTCTTCCTTCCCGCCATAAGGTGAAAGAATTCTCCGGGAAACATAGCCTCTGTTTGTATGTCTCCGTAGAATTTGCAGATCATTCTCTAAAGGAAACGGAGATATCCCCGAAACTTCTCCTTCTTTTGGGGAGTCTCGGAATCAAGTTAATTTTTCAGCCTTGGAAGAGGGAAGAAAAGAGAAGACGTTCAGAAGATTAA
- a CDS encoding STAS domain-containing protein: protein MDPIQRYQHFEIRKNRQSTEVVPLTAIFDESSFDELKSILALVFYQSSLHVKINLGGVQVLPLPVAMKILSFAFDLRLKNRTLVLTGASPSFKKLIQFYRMDRSLLIF from the coding sequence ATGGACCCGATCCAAAGATATCAACATTTCGAAATCCGAAAGAACCGACAGTCCACGGAAGTGGTACCTCTAACCGCGATCTTCGACGAATCATCCTTCGACGAGTTAAAATCCATCCTCGCCCTTGTCTTCTATCAGTCGAGCCTTCACGTAAAGATCAATCTCGGAGGGGTTCAGGTCCTTCCTCTTCCAGTCGCAATGAAAATTCTTTCTTTCGCATTCGACCTGAGATTGAAAAACAGAACCTTAGTTCTAACCGGTGCGAGTCCATCTTTTAAGAAGCTCATTCAATTCTATAGAATGGATCGTTCCCTCTTAATCTTCTGA
- a CDS encoding MBOAT family O-acyltransferase encodes MNFTTPQYFLFFAIVWCVRWLLTAIYPKRSSFVLYFLLFVSYLFYLSWDYRFGVLILFTTILDYFVGRALGSQENLRNRRILLGLSLFGNLSVLGFFKYFHFFTDSFRILLSSLGLEVSEPTLRVVLPVGISFYTFQSLSYSIDVYRKEIPSERNFLHYALFLSFFPQLVAGPIVSARILLPALRSLFSWENIPLREAIWLILVGFVKKAVIADRISVISDFAYQYPNEVSSLFAWMGVLSYSVQIYCDFSGYSDIAIGSALLLGVRLPDNFRLPYTAKSFSDFWRRWHISLSGWLREYLYIPLGGNRIGGLFTYRNLWITMILGGLWHGPSWNFVIWGFLHGTFLVLERFVRDRLRFPWMDSTAALKAVDLLYQVFVILTVCLIWIFFRSRSLETSFGILKKLFSFSDGIDPTYTMQSQFLTVFFVLAFATWIGKKEESSGSFSRFRDNLHWSLFAFLSALGFMIGVVLTVETKPFLYFVF; translated from the coding sequence ATGAATTTTACGACTCCACAGTACTTTCTTTTTTTTGCAATCGTTTGGTGTGTCCGTTGGCTCCTTACGGCGATTTATCCAAAGAGAAGTTCGTTCGTTCTCTACTTTTTGCTTTTTGTAAGTTATCTCTTTTATCTTTCCTGGGATTATCGTTTTGGCGTTTTGATCCTTTTTACGACGATTCTGGATTATTTTGTGGGTCGTGCCCTGGGGTCTCAGGAGAATCTTCGAAATCGAAGGATTCTTCTCGGTTTGTCTCTTTTCGGTAATTTATCGGTTCTCGGATTTTTTAAATACTTTCACTTTTTTACGGATTCGTTCCGGATTCTTCTTTCCTCTTTAGGTTTAGAAGTTTCGGAACCTACGTTACGAGTTGTTTTACCGGTTGGAATATCGTTTTATACGTTTCAATCTTTAAGCTACTCGATCGACGTTTATCGAAAGGAAATCCCTTCCGAAAGAAATTTCCTTCACTACGCCCTTTTTCTTTCCTTCTTTCCTCAGTTGGTCGCGGGGCCGATCGTGTCCGCGAGAATTCTTTTGCCCGCGCTTCGATCTCTTTTTAGTTGGGAGAACATTCCTCTTCGAGAAGCGATCTGGCTCATCCTTGTGGGTTTCGTGAAAAAGGCGGTGATTGCGGATCGAATTTCGGTCATCTCCGATTTCGCTTATCAATATCCGAACGAAGTCTCAAGTCTTTTTGCTTGGATGGGAGTTCTTTCCTATTCCGTTCAGATTTACTGTGACTTTTCGGGTTATTCGGACATCGCCATCGGTTCTGCGCTTCTTCTTGGAGTTCGTCTTCCGGACAACTTTCGACTTCCATATACGGCAAAGAGTTTTTCGGATTTCTGGAGGCGCTGGCATATTTCTCTTTCGGGTTGGCTTCGCGAGTATCTATACATCCCCCTCGGAGGAAATCGAATCGGCGGTTTGTTTACGTATCGCAATCTTTGGATCACGATGATCCTCGGCGGTCTATGGCACGGTCCGAGCTGGAACTTTGTGATCTGGGGCTTTTTGCACGGGACTTTTCTTGTTTTGGAACGTTTTGTTCGGGATCGGTTGCGTTTTCCCTGGATGGATTCAACCGCCGCGCTGAAGGCAGTTGATTTGCTATATCAGGTTTTCGTAATTCTTACCGTTTGTCTGATTTGGATTTTTTTTCGTTCTCGTAGTTTGGAGACTTCGTTCGGAATTTTAAAAAAACTTTTCAGTTTCTCCGATGGAATCGATCCCACATACACGATGCAGTCTCAATTCTTGACAGTTTTCTTCGTTTTGGCTTTTGCGACCTGGATCGGGAAAAAGGAAGAATCTTCCGGATCGTTTTCCCGGTTTCGCGATAATCTTCACTGGTCGCTCTTCGCTTTTTTGAGCGCGCTCGGTTTTATGATCGGTGTCGTCCTGACGGTCGAAACAAAACCGTTTCTCTACTTTGTCTTCTGA
- the pyk gene encoding pyruvate kinase → MKSESSVFRKTKIICTIGPATAEKKMIQALAEAGMNVARLNMSHGNHEFHRNIIRNIKALNKDVLKNPIAILLDTQGPEIRTGDLQVDHLDLKVGETFTFHIIPGEESEEQSVFVNYKDIVKDLKVGDPVTVDNGLINLVVEEINDFALKCKVLDGGRLGSRKHINLPGIRVNLPSITAKDHKDILFGLEEDVDFIALSFVRSVEDINQLKKIIDDNKGHAQIIAKIEDQEAVRNMKEIVAASDGVMVARGDLGVEVPIEELPILQRAIIKECALRGKRVIVATHLLESMISNPSPTRAEVTDVANAVYEEADAIMLSGETAAGKFPVRCVEMMDKIAQRVERTGGVDYVREKIPQDKKEQMAKSASELADSLKCPAIIVITRRGTTALNVAGFHPYYPLIYAFTNMTTVRRKLWLTRGVIPYRIDFSRDPEKTIRLAIETLKKAGRLEDGDQVVILSDIIAGEDRVETIQIREVKTYPAIEAEAVSK, encoded by the coding sequence ATGAAGAGCGAATCCTCTGTTTTTAGAAAAACCAAAATTATTTGTACAATTGGACCTGCGACCGCCGAGAAAAAAATGATTCAAGCGCTGGCGGAAGCCGGGATGAATGTGGCACGTTTGAATATGTCCCACGGGAACCATGAGTTTCATAGAAACATCATCCGAAATATCAAAGCCCTCAACAAAGACGTTCTTAAAAATCCGATCGCTATTCTACTCGATACACAAGGCCCCGAAATCAGAACGGGAGATCTTCAGGTGGACCATCTTGATCTCAAGGTTGGAGAGACTTTCACGTTTCATATTATTCCCGGAGAAGAATCCGAGGAACAATCCGTATTCGTAAACTATAAGGACATCGTAAAGGATCTCAAAGTAGGAGACCCGGTCACCGTAGACAACGGTTTGATCAATCTTGTCGTGGAAGAAATCAACGACTTCGCTTTAAAGTGTAAGGTTTTGGACGGGGGAAGGCTCGGCTCCAGAAAACACATCAATCTTCCCGGAATCCGAGTCAATCTCCCTTCGATTACCGCTAAGGATCATAAGGATATTCTTTTCGGTTTGGAGGAAGACGTGGACTTTATCGCTCTTTCCTTTGTGCGCTCAGTCGAGGACATCAATCAATTGAAGAAGATCATCGACGATAATAAGGGCCACGCACAGATCATCGCCAAGATAGAAGATCAGGAAGCGGTACGAAATATGAAAGAAATCGTTGCGGCTTCGGATGGTGTGATGGTAGCGAGAGGGGATTTGGGTGTAGAAGTCCCGATCGAAGAACTTCCGATCTTACAAAGGGCTATTATCAAAGAATGCGCGCTTCGCGGTAAAAGAGTGATCGTTGCGACTCACCTTTTGGAGTCTATGATCAGCAACCCTTCTCCTACGAGAGCGGAAGTTACCGACGTCGCGAACGCCGTCTACGAAGAGGCGGACGCTATTATGCTTTCGGGTGAGACTGCCGCTGGTAAATTTCCCGTTCGTTGTGTGGAGATGATGGATAAGATCGCACAACGTGTCGAACGGACCGGCGGTGTCGACTATGTGAGGGAAAAAATTCCTCAGGATAAAAAGGAACAAATGGCGAAGTCCGCATCGGAACTTGCGGATTCTCTCAAGTGCCCCGCGATTATCGTTATCACGAGGAGGGGAACGACAGCTTTGAATGTGGCCGGCTTTCATCCTTACTACCCGTTGATCTACGCCTTTACCAATATGACAACGGTTAGACGAAAGCTTTGGCTGACTCGAGGTGTAATTCCCTATCGTATCGATTTCTCCAGAGATCCGGAAAAAACGATTCGTCTTGCGATTGAAACCTTAAAAAAAGCGGGAAGGCTCGAGGACGGAGATCAGGTAGTGATTCTATCCGATATCATCGCGGGCGAGGACAGAGTGGAAACGATTCAGATTCGAGAAGTCAAGACTTATCCGGCTATCGAAGCGGAAGCCGTGTCCAAATAA
- a CDS encoding LBF_4227 family protein has protein sequence MAKKRKSDSTTESYDSDYTKRGNDLKSHFLSLVDSILEYFQTLLLYGQKYLLRRFQAGIQAYIFLKLGLFFLGIGAVSFLGAFFFFLFRITGGDILLSSLGTGGASSLFAFIFLWLAVSSLKIKDRK, from the coding sequence ATGGCAAAAAAAAGAAAATCAGATTCCACGACGGAATCATATGACTCCGATTATACGAAAAGAGGAAACGATCTAAAATCGCATTTCCTCTCCCTTGTAGATTCCATCCTGGAATACTTTCAGACCCTCCTTCTCTATGGACAAAAATATTTATTAAGAAGATTTCAGGCAGGAATCCAGGCCTATATCTTCTTAAAGTTGGGCCTCTTCTTTTTAGGGATCGGAGCTGTTTCTTTTTTAGGAGCCTTCTTCTTTTTCTTATTTAGAATCACGGGAGGAGACATTCTCCTTTCGAGTCTTGGAACTGGAGGAGCGAGTTCTCTCTTCGCATTTATCTTTCTTTGGCTCGCGGTCTCTTCCTTAAAGATCAAGGATCGAAAATGA